From the Anguilla anguilla isolate fAngAng1 chromosome 6, fAngAng1.pri, whole genome shotgun sequence genome, one window contains:
- the LOC118230420 gene encoding regulator of G-protein signaling 5-like: MCKGLAALPQTCLERAKEIKTKLGTLLQKPENAIDLIIPYPDKPEKKPEKLQKPSPDEALRWRESLDKVLTNSYGLAAFRSFLRSEYSEENIEFWMACEDLKKTKSPVKMAAKAKKIYEDFIQTEAPKEVNIDHFTKDVTLRNLISGSPTTFDLAQKRVYALMEKDSFGRFLRSDLYQELVK, translated from the exons ATGTGCAAAGGATTGGCTGCCTTGCCCCAGACATGTCTGGAAAG GGCTAAAGAGATCAAGACAAAATTAGGAACTCTTCTCCAGAAGCCGGAGAATGCCATTGACCTCATCATCCCCTACCCTGACAAACCGGAAAAGAAACCCGAGAAGTTACAGAA GCCATCCCCCGATGAAGCTCTGAGGTGGCGTGAATCCTTGGACAAGGTGCTCACGAACAGCT ACGGCTTGGCTGCATTCCGAAGCTTCCTTAGGTCTGAGTACAGCGAGGAGAACATTGAGTTCTGGATGGCTTGTGAGGACCTCAAGAAGACCAAGTCCCCAGTGAAAATGGCTGCCAAAGCTAAAAAGATCTATGAGGACTTCATCCAGACGGAGGCTCCCAAAGAG GTGAACATTGATCATTTCACCAAGGATGTGACTCTGAGGAACCTGATTTCAGGCTCACCTACGACTTTTGACTTGGCCCAGAAACGTGTCTATGCCCTCATGGAAAAGGATTCCTTCGGCCGGTTCCTGAGATCTGATCTGTACCAAGAACTGGTCAAGTAA